In bacterium, one genomic interval encodes:
- a CDS encoding FAD-binding protein, translated as MEYWHQTFDVIVIGSGFAGLSAAIEARESGASVIVLDPKGNVAGVRMLDGHGYRYPTRGTDLSIKANRAVVLSTGGFGSDIPFRTSQDPRLTEKIDTTNKPFATAEALKETLRIGATPVHLSHIQLGPWASPDEKGFGVGPVFSDYVVFLYGIVVDPATGKRFINELSDRKTLSDALFRIGHPCIGIADSGAVESRGWDLGPGLKKGVIKKFDSMEDLAAAYGVPAHELKATVDRYNSHVEDGTDREFGREVLPDASPIAQPPFFGMRLWPKVHFTMGGPDQYQGSGHNGLLLKCLVLLGSG; from the coding sequence ATGGAATACTGGCATCAAACCTTTGACGTCATCGTTATAGGAAGCGGATTTGCGGGACTTTCTGCCGCCATAGAGGCCCGAGAATCTGGCGCTTCCGTCATCGTCCTGGATCCGAAGGGCAATGTGGCCGGCGTTCGCATGCTCGACGGCCACGGCTACCGGTATCCGACCAGGGGAACCGACTTGTCCATTAAGGCTAACAGAGCGGTAGTCCTTTCCACCGGAGGTTTTGGAAGCGACATCCCCTTCCGCACTTCCCAGGACCCCCGACTGACAGAGAAAATAGACACCACCAACAAACCGTTTGCCACTGCCGAAGCACTTAAAGAAACGCTCAGGATCGGTGCCACTCCCGTTCACCTGTCACACATACAGCTCGGTCCGTGGGCCTCCCCCGATGAGAAAGGTTTCGGCGTAGGGCCAGTCTTTTCCGACTATGTCGTATTCTTATATGGGATCGTCGTGGACCCGGCGACGGGGAAGCGCTTTATTAATGAACTGTCCGACAGGAAGACTCTTTCAGACGCCCTCTTCAGGATCGGGCACCCCTGCATCGGCATCGCCGATTCGGGGGCTGTCGAATCCCGGGGGTGGGACCTTGGCCCAGGTCTGAAAAAGGGTGTGATTAAAAAGTTCGATAGTATGGAAGACCTGGCCGCTGCTTACGGGGTTCCGGCCCATGAACTCAAAGCCACCGTTGATCGCTACAATAGCCACGTTGAGGATGGTACCGACAGGGAGTTCGGGAGGGAGGTCCTTCCCGATGCCTCCCCCATCGCGCAACCGCCTTTTTTCGGGATGCGCTTGTGGCCCAAGGTTCACTTCACCATGGGGGGTCCAGATCAATATCAGGGGTCAGGTCATAACGGGTTGTTGCTCAAATGCTTGGTTTTATTGGGTTCAGGGTAG